In Actinoplanes derwentensis, the following proteins share a genomic window:
- a CDS encoding enoyl-CoA hydratase/isomerase family protein, which produces MADFVRLEVTDGIGTIRLERPPVNALNTQVQEELRAAAQAASADESVRAVVVHGVGRHFAAGADITEFTSVTYPEMVARAGALSSAFDSVARIPKPVVAAITGYALGGGCELALACDWRVIADDARLGQPEIKLGIIPGAGGTQRLARLIGPAKAKDLIFTGRMIDSDEALRIGLADRVVPADEVYDTAVELVRPFTTGPALALRAAKQAIDGGLSVDLAAGLALESHLFAGLFATDDRREGTTAFVEKRKPGFTGK; this is translated from the coding sequence GTGGCGGATTTCGTTCGGCTCGAAGTGACGGACGGCATCGGCACCATCCGGCTCGAGCGGCCACCGGTCAACGCGCTCAACACCCAGGTCCAGGAGGAGCTGCGGGCCGCCGCCCAGGCCGCTTCGGCGGACGAGTCGGTGCGGGCCGTGGTGGTGCACGGCGTGGGGAGACACTTCGCCGCGGGCGCCGACATCACCGAGTTCACCAGCGTGACCTATCCGGAGATGGTGGCCCGGGCGGGTGCCCTGTCCAGCGCCTTCGACTCGGTCGCCCGGATCCCCAAACCGGTCGTCGCCGCGATCACCGGTTACGCCCTCGGCGGCGGCTGTGAGCTGGCTCTCGCCTGCGACTGGCGGGTCATCGCCGACGACGCGAGACTCGGCCAGCCGGAGATCAAACTCGGCATCATCCCAGGCGCCGGCGGCACCCAGCGACTGGCCCGGCTGATCGGCCCGGCCAAGGCCAAAGACCTGATCTTCACGGGTCGGATGATCGACAGCGACGAGGCCTTGCGGATCGGGCTCGCCGATCGGGTGGTCCCGGCCGATGAGGTGTACGACACGGCCGTCGAGCTGGTCCGGCCGTTCACCACCGGTCCCGCCCTGGCGCTGCGGGCCGCGAAACAGGCGATCGACGGCGGCCTGAGCGTTGATCTAGCAGCCGGTTTGGCCCTGGAGTCGCATCTGTTCGCCGGGCTCTTCGCCACCGACGATCGGCGGGAAGGCACCACCGCGTTCGTCGAGAAGCGGAAACCCGGGTTCACCGGTAAGTGA
- a CDS encoding Hsp70 family protein: MSIDQGGPKRYALGVDFGTSNTVAVARWPDGRARPILVDGSPLLPSAVFADSDGNLLVGRDAVHSARLDPARFEPNPKRRVDDGLILLGEREFEIVEVISAVLARVAEEWHRAVGPYRPEVTLTCPAAWGASRRTLLAEAAARAGLEGARLVAEPVAAATYFAEVLGRDVPIGSVVVVHDFGAGTFDASVVARTSTGFEVLAVDGRDDLGGLDVDAAIVEHLCTDDWARLMAPATVEERRARRQLWDDVRIAKERLSRAQSADFVVPLLDVEAHLTREELESVARPVLEQTVQVTQNILRWADLPEGRLAGVFLVGGASRIPLVATLLHRALGDPPVVIEQPELVVAEGSILAGAALLTTEPAAPGPTEEMRLPSKYLPVSEAEAPAPAVTAERPTVLASRPTMSTAQANADDRPTMLAAQVNADDRPTMLAAQVNADDRPTMLAAQGNVDDRATVLASRSQLGLEDRPTAIAGRPATTPVPAVPSEQGPEVERSSGDLSAASRLPERAAAGPAVDPLPKRQPRPENLPPAGPPSASLPSAGLSPVSPSSAGLSPAGPPSAGLPSASENSPARQNRPPRQDRPNRPQPSDPDTPPHLRPPVDPWPDAVDNWRPDPDATVATSPSEHTILPEHEHRTPVPPMRQSGSLPRQKRATQPVVAHARPMSPAMGSARPVSPPARAAVSPSHSAAPHSGSLHSTPSHGGQSHAGLSRGGQSHAGQSRSAPESAPARRPRRRGRLVRVIQILFSIVVMITVPIVALVLAYGYGNAQPIQDDAINVFRDILNLVGLN, translated from the coding sequence ATGTCCATCGACCAGGGTGGTCCGAAGCGGTACGCCCTCGGCGTCGACTTCGGCACCTCCAACACCGTCGCCGTGGCGCGATGGCCCGACGGTCGCGCCCGGCCGATCCTGGTCGACGGTTCCCCACTGCTGCCGTCCGCCGTCTTCGCCGACTCCGACGGCAACCTGCTCGTCGGCCGCGACGCCGTGCACAGCGCCCGCCTCGACCCGGCCCGGTTCGAGCCCAACCCGAAACGACGGGTCGACGACGGCCTGATCCTGCTCGGCGAGCGCGAGTTCGAGATCGTCGAAGTGATCTCCGCAGTGCTGGCCCGGGTCGCCGAGGAGTGGCACCGCGCGGTCGGCCCGTACCGCCCGGAGGTCACCCTCACCTGCCCCGCCGCTTGGGGCGCCTCCCGCCGGACCCTGCTGGCCGAGGCCGCCGCCCGCGCCGGGCTGGAAGGCGCCCGCCTGGTCGCCGAGCCGGTCGCCGCCGCCACCTACTTCGCCGAGGTTCTCGGCCGGGACGTGCCGATCGGCTCGGTCGTCGTGGTGCACGACTTCGGAGCCGGCACCTTCGACGCCAGCGTGGTCGCCCGGACGTCGACCGGTTTCGAGGTCCTCGCCGTCGACGGCCGCGACGACCTCGGTGGCCTCGACGTGGACGCCGCGATCGTCGAGCACCTGTGTACGGATGACTGGGCCCGCCTGATGGCCCCCGCCACCGTCGAGGAACGCCGCGCCCGCCGCCAGCTCTGGGACGACGTGCGGATCGCCAAGGAACGGCTGTCCCGCGCCCAGTCCGCCGATTTCGTGGTGCCGCTGCTCGACGTGGAGGCGCACCTCACCCGGGAAGAGCTGGAGTCGGTTGCCCGCCCGGTGCTGGAGCAGACCGTGCAGGTCACCCAGAACATCCTGCGATGGGCCGATCTGCCGGAGGGCCGCCTGGCCGGGGTCTTCCTGGTCGGCGGCGCCAGCCGGATCCCACTCGTGGCGACACTGCTGCACCGGGCGCTGGGCGACCCGCCGGTCGTCATCGAACAGCCCGAACTGGTGGTGGCCGAGGGCAGCATCCTGGCCGGGGCGGCTCTGCTGACCACCGAGCCGGCCGCGCCCGGTCCTACCGAGGAGATGCGGCTTCCGTCCAAATACCTGCCGGTCAGCGAGGCTGAGGCTCCCGCCCCGGCCGTCACCGCCGAACGGCCCACCGTCCTCGCATCCCGTCCGACGATGTCGACGGCCCAGGCGAACGCCGATGACCGGCCGACGATGCTGGCGGCTCAGGTCAATGCCGATGACCGGCCGACGATGCTGGCGGCTCAGGTCAACGCCGATGATCGGCCTACCATGCTGGCCGCCCAGGGCAACGTCGATGACCGGGCCACCGTTCTCGCGTCCCGCTCCCAGCTCGGCCTGGAGGATCGGCCTACCGCTATCGCGGGGCGGCCGGCCACCACACCGGTCCCGGCGGTCCCGTCCGAGCAGGGGCCGGAGGTCGAACGGTCATCCGGCGACCTGAGCGCCGCCAGCCGGCTGCCGGAGCGGGCAGCGGCCGGGCCCGCGGTTGATCCTCTGCCTAAACGGCAGCCGCGCCCCGAAAACCTGCCCCCAGCCGGTCCGCCGTCGGCGAGCCTGCCGTCAGCCGGTCTGTCGCCGGTCAGCCCGTCGTCGGCGGGTCTGTCACCGGCCGGTCCGCCGTCAGCCGGCCTGCCATCGGCCTCGGAGAACTCGCCGGCCAGGCAGAACCGGCCACCGCGGCAGGACCGTCCGAACCGGCCGCAACCCTCGGATCCGGACACCCCACCGCATCTGCGCCCGCCGGTCGACCCATGGCCGGACGCTGTCGACAACTGGCGTCCCGATCCGGACGCGACCGTCGCCACCAGCCCGTCGGAACACACGATCCTGCCGGAACACGAGCACCGGACTCCGGTACCGCCGATGCGGCAATCCGGGTCACTGCCCCGGCAGAAGCGGGCCACCCAACCAGTGGTCGCGCACGCCCGGCCGATGTCGCCCGCGATGGGTTCCGCCCGCCCGGTCTCCCCGCCGGCCCGAGCAGCCGTGTCACCGTCACACTCCGCGGCGCCGCATTCCGGCTCGTTGCATTCCACGCCGTCACATGGCGGGCAGTCACATGCCGGGTTGTCGCGTGGTGGGCAGTCACACGCCGGGCAGTCCCGTTCCGCGCCGGAATCGGCCCCGGCCCGGCGTCCCCGGCGCCGCGGCAGGCTGGTCCGGGTGATCCAGATCCTGTTCAGCATCGTGGTGATGATCACGGTGCCGATCGTGGCTCTGGTGCTGGCCTACGGCTACGGCAACGCGCAACCCATCCAGGACGACGCGATCAACGTCTTCCGCGACATCCTGAATCTGGTCGGACTGAACTGA
- a CDS encoding DUF6232 family protein, translated as MTTYYRDPEVLITSSGVRMNGREFRLPELIQVWHTKGTRSWGVIAWRGALGLTILLPLLVGALAVLTALVLDLSFGTAAAVVVGGILIGVAVVPVADLLLERMDLSYDHGSRTLEIWGRVRSGDVLLMRTNNAQRFGRVYRALERALEPAVRR; from the coding sequence ATGACCACGTACTACCGGGACCCGGAAGTGCTGATCACGTCGTCCGGGGTGAGAATGAACGGCCGGGAGTTCCGGCTGCCCGAGTTGATCCAGGTGTGGCACACCAAGGGCACCCGTTCCTGGGGTGTGATCGCCTGGCGAGGCGCTCTCGGCCTGACCATCCTGTTACCACTGCTGGTCGGCGCGCTGGCCGTGCTGACGGCGCTGGTGCTGGACCTGTCGTTCGGGACCGCGGCGGCCGTGGTGGTCGGCGGCATCCTGATCGGGGTGGCCGTCGTGCCGGTGGCCGATCTGCTGTTGGAGCGGATGGATCTGTCCTACGACCACGGCAGCCGCACCCTGGAGATCTGGGGGCGGGTCCGCAGTGGCGACGTGCTGCTGATGCGCACCAACAACGCGCAGCGATTCGGCCGTGTCTATCGTGCACTGGAGCGTGCTCTGGAGCCGGCGGTGCGCCGGTGA
- a CDS encoding ribokinase: MTRVVVAGSANMDLVGLAPSLPRPGETVLGDDFVMMPGGKGSNQAIAAALAGAATTFLGAIGSDAFGVNLNARLAASGVSVDLVRTSYGSSGVAVIMVDRAGENSILVSPGANRTFTDLTGPETAAIAAADVLLCQQEIPMSTVLAALRAGRAAGTRTILNAAPVRDLPPDLLGEVDLLVVNETEARGITGRSEPDMASLLELVPRVVLTLGGGGSRFADRDGADVHVPAFTVEVADTTAAGDAFTGALAVAWGEGRALPDAVRWANAAGAACVRRVGASNALPERAAIEALYQAA, encoded by the coding sequence ATGACCAGAGTCGTCGTCGCGGGGAGCGCCAACATGGACCTGGTCGGGCTGGCGCCGAGCCTGCCCCGGCCCGGTGAGACGGTGCTCGGCGACGATTTCGTGATGATGCCCGGTGGCAAGGGCTCCAACCAGGCCATCGCCGCCGCCCTCGCGGGCGCCGCGACGACGTTCCTCGGTGCCATCGGATCCGATGCCTTCGGCGTGAATCTCAACGCGCGGTTGGCGGCCTCCGGCGTTTCCGTCGATCTGGTACGAACCAGCTACGGCTCGTCCGGCGTGGCCGTGATCATGGTGGACCGGGCCGGGGAGAACTCGATCCTGGTCAGCCCGGGCGCGAACCGCACGTTCACCGATCTGACCGGGCCGGAGACCGCCGCGATCGCCGCCGCCGACGTGCTGCTCTGCCAGCAGGAGATCCCGATGTCCACGGTGCTGGCCGCGCTGCGGGCCGGCCGGGCCGCCGGGACGCGGACCATCCTGAACGCCGCGCCCGTCCGCGACCTGCCGCCGGACCTGCTCGGCGAGGTGGACCTGCTGGTGGTCAACGAGACCGAGGCGCGCGGTATCACCGGCCGATCCGAACCGGACATGGCGTCCCTGTTGGAACTGGTGCCCCGGGTGGTGCTGACGCTCGGCGGCGGGGGTTCCCGGTTCGCGGACCGGGACGGCGCCGACGTGCACGTGCCCGCTTTCACGGTGGAGGTCGCCGACACCACCGCGGCCGGTGACGCCTTCACCGGGGCGCTGGCCGTGGCCTGGGGCGAGGGCCGGGCGCTGCCCGACGCCGTGCGCTGGGCCAACGCCGCCGGAGCCGCGTGCGTCCGGCGGGTCGGAGCCAGCAACGCCCTGCCCGAACGAGCCGCCATCGAGGCCCTCTACCAGGCGGCTTAG
- a CDS encoding methyl-accepting chemotaxis protein encodes MIDIDESLYLIADVCRQAAAGNLEARVPQLGESKAEIEARSAINDLLDRTDAFVREAGASSAAGAAGHFYRRFLVGGMGGAYRRAAEEISRSGDAMSRNAEQIAAAAESRIAFADQLETAVLALSERIAAAAGEMGRSANGLAGFARSAVGDAERGLETVTELRRSSGQIRHAVDLINRVAMQTQLLSLNASIEAARAGAAGRGFSVVANEVKTLANETGESSGEIIDQVDAVQLASEDAVRVLKAVTDRIREMSGLIDGIAAAVDGDAVHETTGLSELAEVLRVEVQRFLTAARA; translated from the coding sequence ATGATTGATATCGATGAGTCGCTGTACCTGATCGCGGACGTGTGCCGGCAGGCCGCGGCGGGCAACCTCGAAGCCCGGGTCCCGCAGCTCGGCGAGTCGAAGGCCGAGATCGAGGCGCGGTCCGCCATCAACGATCTGCTCGACCGGACCGACGCGTTCGTGCGTGAGGCCGGCGCCTCGTCGGCAGCCGGGGCGGCCGGGCACTTCTACCGGCGGTTCCTGGTCGGTGGCATGGGTGGGGCGTACCGGCGGGCGGCTGAGGAGATCAGCCGGTCCGGTGACGCGATGAGCCGCAACGCCGAGCAGATCGCGGCCGCCGCCGAATCCCGGATCGCGTTCGCCGACCAGTTGGAGACGGCGGTGCTCGCCCTCTCCGAGCGGATCGCCGCCGCCGCCGGTGAGATGGGCCGCTCCGCGAACGGGCTGGCCGGATTCGCCCGGTCCGCAGTCGGTGACGCTGAACGCGGCCTGGAGACGGTGACCGAACTGCGCCGCTCCTCCGGCCAGATCCGGCACGCCGTCGACCTGATCAACCGGGTGGCGATGCAGACCCAACTGCTGTCCCTGAACGCCTCCATCGAGGCGGCCCGGGCCGGTGCCGCCGGGCGCGGGTTCAGCGTGGTCGCCAACGAGGTCAAGACCCTCGCCAACGAGACCGGTGAATCCAGCGGCGAGATCATCGACCAGGTCGACGCGGTACAGCTCGCCTCGGAGGACGCGGTCCGGGTGCTGAAGGCGGTCACCGACCGGATCCGGGAGATGAGCGGCCTGATCGACGGCATCGCGGCCGCCGTCGACGGCGACGCCGTGCACGAGACCACCGGATTGTCCGAACTGGCCGAGGTGCTCCGCGTCGAAGTCCAGCGCTTCCTGACCGCCGCCCGCGCCTAA
- a CDS encoding PAS domain-containing protein, with product MKTTQVHPTGQERKFSDGELIVTKTDTRGILTYANDVFLRISALDEEEAIGQPHNLIRHPDMPRAVFKLLWDTLKEKREIFAYVVNLAADGAHYWVFAHVTPSFDDNGRVVGYHSNRRVPSRSAIAAAEELYGVLRAAERRHDRAAEAVAAGHAALQRVLAERGRTYDELVWDLSTNGRTR from the coding sequence ATGAAGACCACTCAGGTACACCCGACAGGCCAGGAACGCAAGTTCAGTGACGGCGAGCTGATCGTCACCAAGACCGACACTCGCGGCATCCTCACCTACGCCAACGATGTGTTCCTGCGCATCTCCGCCCTCGACGAGGAGGAGGCGATCGGGCAGCCACACAATCTCATCCGGCACCCTGACATGCCTCGGGCCGTCTTCAAGCTCCTCTGGGACACCCTCAAGGAAAAGCGCGAGATCTTCGCGTACGTGGTCAACCTGGCTGCCGACGGTGCGCACTACTGGGTCTTCGCACACGTCACGCCCTCCTTCGACGACAACGGGCGGGTGGTCGGCTACCACTCCAACCGCCGGGTGCCGTCCCGGTCGGCGATCGCCGCGGCCGAGGAGTTGTACGGGGTGCTGCGGGCCGCCGAACGCCGTCACGACCGGGCCGCCGAGGCCGTCGCCGCCGGGCACGCCGCCCTCCAGCGGGTTCTGGCCGAACGCGGGCGCACCTACGACGAACTGGTCTGGGACCTGTCCACCAACGGGCGTACGAGGTGA
- a CDS encoding PLD nuclease N-terminal domain-containing protein, which produces MVRLFIFSAAIALVLLILALISSLSAERARNMPRFAWILVILLIPIAGPIAWFLTGRPVSPAQHQARRPASPDDDPEFLRSMDSEQSRRDRELLAQWEREMGRSEEPHDERPTPRAAEPREEPRDEPRDEPREERKTWRADEPHDEQQDRP; this is translated from the coding sequence ATCTTCTCGGCCGCGATAGCCCTCGTGTTGTTGATCCTGGCACTCATCAGCAGCCTGTCGGCCGAGCGTGCCCGCAACATGCCCCGGTTCGCGTGGATCCTGGTGATCCTGCTGATCCCGATCGCCGGCCCGATCGCCTGGTTCCTCACCGGCCGGCCGGTCAGCCCCGCACAGCACCAGGCCCGCCGTCCGGCTTCACCCGACGACGATCCGGAGTTCCTGCGCTCGATGGACTCCGAGCAGTCCCGCCGCGACCGTGAGCTGCTCGCCCAGTGGGAGCGCGAGATGGGGCGATCCGAGGAGCCGCACGACGAGCGGCCGACACCGCGGGCCGCCGAACCCCGCGAGGAGCCTCGCGACGAGCCTCGCGACGAGCCTCGCGAGGAGCGGAAGACATGGCGGGCCGACGAGCCGCACGACGAACAGCAGGACCGCCCCTAG
- a CDS encoding DoxX family protein encodes MRRDAAGLAALLGGMGVLHFAAPRPFDGIVPRSLPGSPRTWTYLSGVAELAVAAAVAHPRTRRAGGLAAAALFVAVFPANVKMAVDARHSPAVKRAVAFGRLPLQAPLIAWALRVAH; translated from the coding sequence GTGAGGCGGGACGCGGCGGGGCTCGCCGCGCTGCTCGGCGGCATGGGGGTGCTGCACTTCGCGGCACCCCGTCCGTTCGACGGCATCGTTCCGCGGTCGCTGCCCGGCTCTCCTCGGACCTGGACCTATCTGAGCGGGGTGGCCGAGCTGGCGGTGGCGGCCGCGGTCGCCCATCCACGCACCCGGCGGGCCGGTGGGCTGGCCGCCGCGGCTCTGTTCGTCGCGGTCTTCCCGGCGAACGTCAAGATGGCGGTGGACGCACGGCACTCCCCGGCGGTGAAGCGCGCGGTCGCTTTCGGACGGTTGCCGCTGCAGGCGCCGCTGATCGCGTGGGCGTTGCGAGTCGCACACTGA